The following proteins come from a genomic window of Sardina pilchardus chromosome 1, fSarPil1.1, whole genome shotgun sequence:
- the LOC134090795 gene encoding sodium/potassium/calcium exchanger 3-like isoform X1 produces MDLITTGRMSPAVRSRNRPLQVMLNQKKIKARRKKRKELLLIQLCFLGGMFLVVTALSYLADGTGYDLSSFTSHDADRGIGRRLLYMSDDYNSTEEDEEKNCTAPALHEFPTDLFTHIQRTEGAVALHVLCAMYMFCALALVCDDYFVPSLEKISERLQLSEDVAGATFMAAGSSAPELFTSVIGVFITKGDVGVGTIVGSAVFNILCIIGVCGLFAGRAVKLTHWALLRDSACYTISVIALIVFIYDEKVSWWESLVLVVLYFFYILIMKFNSRAQRYLERRKKSSGNLSNGLTGSTDMEDLTCDATAVLLKKANFQSQPSVLMVDELLSAYPHQLSFSEVGLRVMITDHFSPRTRLTMASRLLITERQRLSNSRSFSCSEVDMAGGRAYDRRGLENGLSVIDQGGLNGRYATRKDDGFGGGGGGGGGGAGAKSGRRDRGDETENENEDNENNENDEEDGDDGEGGPLVPFHVPAGFFNKLKWLLMWPLSLVLFFSVPNCAKPAWERWFMVTFVMSTVWIAGFSYIMVWMVTVIGYTLGIPDVIMGITFLAAGTSVPDCMASLIVARQGMGDMAISNSIGSNVFDILVGLGLPWALQTLAIDYGSYVHLNSRGLIFSVILLLASVFFTVVGVHLNKWTLDKRLGLICLLTYAVFLCFSILIEFNVFMFVNLPMCREII; encoded by the exons ATGGATCTGATAACTACCGGTAGGATGTCTCCAGCTGTCCGGTCCAGGAATCGACCCCTGCAAGTAATGCTGAACCAGAAGAAGATCAAAGCCAGGAGGAAAAAACGCAAAGAGTTGTTGTTAATCCAGCTGTGCTTTTTGGGTGGTATGTTTCTGGTAGTCACAGCGCTCTCCTACCTCGCGGACGGGACAG GTTATGACCTGTCCAGCTTCACGTCCCACGACGCGGACCGGGGCATTGGTAGGAGATTGCTGTACATGTCAGACGACTACAATAGCacagaggaggacgaggagaagaACTGCACCGCCCCAG CTCTCCATGAGTTTCCCACAGACCTGTTCACACACATCCAGCGCACAGAGGGGGCCGTAGCACTGCACGTCCTGTGT GCCATGTACATGTTTTGTGCCCTGGCTCTGGTGTGTGATGACTACTTTGTTCCGTCTCTTGAGAAGATTTCAGAG cggCTCCAACTGAGTGAGGATGTTGCTGGGGCTACGTTCATGGCAGCGGGCAGTTCTGCTCCAGAGCTCTTCACCTCCGTCATTG GAGTCTTCATCACCAAGGGAGACGTGGGCGTGGGCACCATCGTGGGCTCGGCCGTCTTCAACATCCTCTGCATCATCGGCGTGTGTGGCCTCTTCGCCGGGAGG GCTGTGAAGCTCACCCACTGGGCTCTCTTGAGAGACTCCGCCTGTTACACCATCTCAGTGATCGCGCTGATCGtg TTCATTTACGACGAGAAGGTGTCATG gTGGGAATCGCTGGTCCTGGTCGTGCTGTATTTCTTCTACATCCTCATCATGAA gtttaACTCGCGTGCCCAGCGCTACCTGGAGCGGAGGAAGAAGAGCTCGGGGAACCTGTCCAACGGGCTGACGGGCAGCACGGACATGGAGGACCTGACCTGCGACGCCACGGCGGTCCTGCTAAAGAAAG ctAACTTCCAGTCTCAGCCGTCGGTGCTGATGGTGGATGAGCTGCTGTCGGCGTACCCCCACCAGCTCTCCTTCTCCGAGGTCGGCCTGAGGGTGATGATCACCGACCACTTCTCGCCGCGCACGCGCCTCACCATGGCCTCACGCCTGCTCATCAccgag AGACAGCGTCTGTCCAACAGCAGGTCGTTCAGCTGCAGCGAGGTGGACATGGCGGGTGGACGCGCCTACGACCGGCGGGGCCTGGAGAACGGCCTGAGCGTCATCGACCAGGGCGGTCTGAACGGCCGCTACGCCACGCGCAAGGACGACGGTTTcgggggcggcggcggtggcggtggcggcggcgcggGGGCGAAGTCGGGGCGGAGGGACCGGGGGGACGAGACGGAGAACGAGAACGAGGACAACGAGAACAACGAGAACGACGAGGAGGACGGAGACGACGGCGAGGGAGGGCCACTGGTGCCGTTCCACGTGCCAG cggGCTTCTTCAACAAGCTGAAGTGGCTGCTCATGTGGCCCCTGTCCCTGGTGCTGTTCTTCTCCGTGCCCAACTGTGCCAAGCCGGCCTGGGAGCGCTGGTTCATGGTCACCTTCGTCATGTCCACCGTCTGGATCGCAGGCTTCTCCTACATCATGGTGTGGATG GTGACTGTGATTGGGTACACTCTGGGCATCCCTGACGTCATCATGGGCATCACGTTCCTAGCAGCTGGCACCAGTGTCCCGGACTGCATGGCCAGTCTCATTGTGGCACGCCAAG GCATGGGGGACATGGCCATCTCCAACTCCATCGGCTCCAACGTGTTTGATATCCTGGTGGGCCTGGGCCTGCCCTGGGCCCTGCAGACGCTGGCCATAGACTACGGCTCCTAC GTCCACTTGAACAGCAGAGGACTCATCTTCTCAGTAATTCTACTACTGGCTTCAGTGTTCTTCACG gtggtgGGAGTGCACTTGAATAAGTGGACGCTGGACAAGAGGCTGGGCCTGATCTGTCTGCTGACGTACGCCGTCTTCTTGTGCTTCTCCATCCTCATCGAGTTCAACGTCTTCATGTTCGTCAACCTCCCCATGTGCCGAGAGATCATCTGA
- the LOC134090795 gene encoding sodium/potassium/calcium exchanger 3-like isoform X3, which produces MTCPASRPTTRTGALVGDCCTCQTTTIAQRRTRRRTAPPQAMYMFCALALVCDDYFVPSLEKISERLQLSEDVAGATFMAAGSSAPELFTSVIGVFITKGDVGVGTIVGSAVFNILCIIGVCGLFAGRAVKLTHWALLRDSACYTISVIALIVFIYDEKVSWWESLVLVVLYFFYILIMKFNSRAQRYLERRKKSSGNLSNGLTGSTDMEDLTCDATAVLLKKANFQSQPSVLMVDELLSAYPHQLSFSEVGLRVMITDHFSPRTRLTMASRLLITERQRLSNSRSFSCSEVDMAGGRAYDRRGLENGLSVIDQGGLNGRYATRKDDGFGGGGGGGGGGAGAKSGRRDRGDETENENEDNENNENDEEDGDDGEGGPLVPFHVPAGFFNKLKWLLMWPLSLVLFFSVPNCAKPAWERWFMVTFVMSTVWIAGFSYIMVWMVTVIGYTLGIPDVIMGITFLAAGTSVPDCMASLIVARQGMGDMAISNSIGSNVFDILVGLGLPWALQTLAIDYGSYVHLNSRGLIFSVILLLASVFFTVVGVHLNKWTLDKRLGLICLLTYAVFLCFSILIEFNVFMFVNLPMCREII; this is translated from the exons ATGACCTGTCCAGCTTCACGTCCCACGACGCGGACCGGGGCATTGGTAGGAGATTGCTGTACATGTCAGACGACTACAATAGCacagaggaggacgaggagaagaACTGCACCGCCCCAG GCCATGTACATGTTTTGTGCCCTGGCTCTGGTGTGTGATGACTACTTTGTTCCGTCTCTTGAGAAGATTTCAGAG cggCTCCAACTGAGTGAGGATGTTGCTGGGGCTACGTTCATGGCAGCGGGCAGTTCTGCTCCAGAGCTCTTCACCTCCGTCATTG GAGTCTTCATCACCAAGGGAGACGTGGGCGTGGGCACCATCGTGGGCTCGGCCGTCTTCAACATCCTCTGCATCATCGGCGTGTGTGGCCTCTTCGCCGGGAGG GCTGTGAAGCTCACCCACTGGGCTCTCTTGAGAGACTCCGCCTGTTACACCATCTCAGTGATCGCGCTGATCGtg TTCATTTACGACGAGAAGGTGTCATG gTGGGAATCGCTGGTCCTGGTCGTGCTGTATTTCTTCTACATCCTCATCATGAA gtttaACTCGCGTGCCCAGCGCTACCTGGAGCGGAGGAAGAAGAGCTCGGGGAACCTGTCCAACGGGCTGACGGGCAGCACGGACATGGAGGACCTGACCTGCGACGCCACGGCGGTCCTGCTAAAGAAAG ctAACTTCCAGTCTCAGCCGTCGGTGCTGATGGTGGATGAGCTGCTGTCGGCGTACCCCCACCAGCTCTCCTTCTCCGAGGTCGGCCTGAGGGTGATGATCACCGACCACTTCTCGCCGCGCACGCGCCTCACCATGGCCTCACGCCTGCTCATCAccgag AGACAGCGTCTGTCCAACAGCAGGTCGTTCAGCTGCAGCGAGGTGGACATGGCGGGTGGACGCGCCTACGACCGGCGGGGCCTGGAGAACGGCCTGAGCGTCATCGACCAGGGCGGTCTGAACGGCCGCTACGCCACGCGCAAGGACGACGGTTTcgggggcggcggcggtggcggtggcggcggcgcggGGGCGAAGTCGGGGCGGAGGGACCGGGGGGACGAGACGGAGAACGAGAACGAGGACAACGAGAACAACGAGAACGACGAGGAGGACGGAGACGACGGCGAGGGAGGGCCACTGGTGCCGTTCCACGTGCCAG cggGCTTCTTCAACAAGCTGAAGTGGCTGCTCATGTGGCCCCTGTCCCTGGTGCTGTTCTTCTCCGTGCCCAACTGTGCCAAGCCGGCCTGGGAGCGCTGGTTCATGGTCACCTTCGTCATGTCCACCGTCTGGATCGCAGGCTTCTCCTACATCATGGTGTGGATG GTGACTGTGATTGGGTACACTCTGGGCATCCCTGACGTCATCATGGGCATCACGTTCCTAGCAGCTGGCACCAGTGTCCCGGACTGCATGGCCAGTCTCATTGTGGCACGCCAAG GCATGGGGGACATGGCCATCTCCAACTCCATCGGCTCCAACGTGTTTGATATCCTGGTGGGCCTGGGCCTGCCCTGGGCCCTGCAGACGCTGGCCATAGACTACGGCTCCTAC GTCCACTTGAACAGCAGAGGACTCATCTTCTCAGTAATTCTACTACTGGCTTCAGTGTTCTTCACG gtggtgGGAGTGCACTTGAATAAGTGGACGCTGGACAAGAGGCTGGGCCTGATCTGTCTGCTGACGTACGCCGTCTTCTTGTGCTTCTCCATCCTCATCGAGTTCAACGTCTTCATGTTCGTCAACCTCCCCATGTGCCGAGAGATCATCTGA
- the LOC134090795 gene encoding sodium/potassium/calcium exchanger 3-like isoform X2 gives MSDDYNSTEEDEEKNCTAPALHEFPTDLFTHIQRTEGAVALHVLCAMYMFCALALVCDDYFVPSLEKISERLQLSEDVAGATFMAAGSSAPELFTSVIGVFITKGDVGVGTIVGSAVFNILCIIGVCGLFAGRAVKLTHWALLRDSACYTISVIALIVFIYDEKVSWWESLVLVVLYFFYILIMKFNSRAQRYLERRKKSSGNLSNGLTGSTDMEDLTCDATAVLLKKANFQSQPSVLMVDELLSAYPHQLSFSEVGLRVMITDHFSPRTRLTMASRLLITERQRLSNSRSFSCSEVDMAGGRAYDRRGLENGLSVIDQGGLNGRYATRKDDGFGGGGGGGGGGAGAKSGRRDRGDETENENEDNENNENDEEDGDDGEGGPLVPFHVPAGFFNKLKWLLMWPLSLVLFFSVPNCAKPAWERWFMVTFVMSTVWIAGFSYIMVWMVTVIGYTLGIPDVIMGITFLAAGTSVPDCMASLIVARQGMGDMAISNSIGSNVFDILVGLGLPWALQTLAIDYGSYVHLNSRGLIFSVILLLASVFFTVVGVHLNKWTLDKRLGLICLLTYAVFLCFSILIEFNVFMFVNLPMCREII, from the exons ATGTCAGACGACTACAATAGCacagaggaggacgaggagaagaACTGCACCGCCCCAG CTCTCCATGAGTTTCCCACAGACCTGTTCACACACATCCAGCGCACAGAGGGGGCCGTAGCACTGCACGTCCTGTGT GCCATGTACATGTTTTGTGCCCTGGCTCTGGTGTGTGATGACTACTTTGTTCCGTCTCTTGAGAAGATTTCAGAG cggCTCCAACTGAGTGAGGATGTTGCTGGGGCTACGTTCATGGCAGCGGGCAGTTCTGCTCCAGAGCTCTTCACCTCCGTCATTG GAGTCTTCATCACCAAGGGAGACGTGGGCGTGGGCACCATCGTGGGCTCGGCCGTCTTCAACATCCTCTGCATCATCGGCGTGTGTGGCCTCTTCGCCGGGAGG GCTGTGAAGCTCACCCACTGGGCTCTCTTGAGAGACTCCGCCTGTTACACCATCTCAGTGATCGCGCTGATCGtg TTCATTTACGACGAGAAGGTGTCATG gTGGGAATCGCTGGTCCTGGTCGTGCTGTATTTCTTCTACATCCTCATCATGAA gtttaACTCGCGTGCCCAGCGCTACCTGGAGCGGAGGAAGAAGAGCTCGGGGAACCTGTCCAACGGGCTGACGGGCAGCACGGACATGGAGGACCTGACCTGCGACGCCACGGCGGTCCTGCTAAAGAAAG ctAACTTCCAGTCTCAGCCGTCGGTGCTGATGGTGGATGAGCTGCTGTCGGCGTACCCCCACCAGCTCTCCTTCTCCGAGGTCGGCCTGAGGGTGATGATCACCGACCACTTCTCGCCGCGCACGCGCCTCACCATGGCCTCACGCCTGCTCATCAccgag AGACAGCGTCTGTCCAACAGCAGGTCGTTCAGCTGCAGCGAGGTGGACATGGCGGGTGGACGCGCCTACGACCGGCGGGGCCTGGAGAACGGCCTGAGCGTCATCGACCAGGGCGGTCTGAACGGCCGCTACGCCACGCGCAAGGACGACGGTTTcgggggcggcggcggtggcggtggcggcggcgcggGGGCGAAGTCGGGGCGGAGGGACCGGGGGGACGAGACGGAGAACGAGAACGAGGACAACGAGAACAACGAGAACGACGAGGAGGACGGAGACGACGGCGAGGGAGGGCCACTGGTGCCGTTCCACGTGCCAG cggGCTTCTTCAACAAGCTGAAGTGGCTGCTCATGTGGCCCCTGTCCCTGGTGCTGTTCTTCTCCGTGCCCAACTGTGCCAAGCCGGCCTGGGAGCGCTGGTTCATGGTCACCTTCGTCATGTCCACCGTCTGGATCGCAGGCTTCTCCTACATCATGGTGTGGATG GTGACTGTGATTGGGTACACTCTGGGCATCCCTGACGTCATCATGGGCATCACGTTCCTAGCAGCTGGCACCAGTGTCCCGGACTGCATGGCCAGTCTCATTGTGGCACGCCAAG GCATGGGGGACATGGCCATCTCCAACTCCATCGGCTCCAACGTGTTTGATATCCTGGTGGGCCTGGGCCTGCCCTGGGCCCTGCAGACGCTGGCCATAGACTACGGCTCCTAC GTCCACTTGAACAGCAGAGGACTCATCTTCTCAGTAATTCTACTACTGGCTTCAGTGTTCTTCACG gtggtgGGAGTGCACTTGAATAAGTGGACGCTGGACAAGAGGCTGGGCCTGATCTGTCTGCTGACGTACGCCGTCTTCTTGTGCTTCTCCATCCTCATCGAGTTCAACGTCTTCATGTTCGTCAACCTCCCCATGTGCCGAGAGATCATCTGA